CCTTACCGTTTAAGATCATGCTCTTTGTGCTTGTCGATGGCTGGAGTCTTGTAATGGGAACGCTCGCAAGAAGCTTTGGACTGGGGGTGTGATGTGGAACCAGAAGTCTTTGTCGATATCTTAAGCGATGCGTTGTTCTTAGTTATTAAATTGGTGTCTGCGATAGTTGTCCCAGGGCTTTTAATTGGCTTAGTTGTTGCTGTGTTTCAAGCTGCGACGTCAATTAACGAACAAACATTAAGCTTTTTACCTCGCCTAATTATCACTATTTTTGCGTTGATCGTTGGTGGCCATTGGCTTACTCAGGAGCTCATGGACTATTTTACCTCCTTGATAATGCGTATTCCTGAAATTGCAGGCTAACCATGGAGTTCACCTTTGCGGTAATCATGCAATGGCTGAGTGATTTCTTACTGCCATTGGTGAGAATAAGTTCAATGATCATGGTAATGGCTGGTCTTGGGGCTCAGAGCGTCCCTGCTAGAATTAAGTTTGCGCTTGCTGTTGTTGTGACCTTTGCCGTAGTGCCTGTTTTGCCCAAATCAGAGTTTACTGATTTGTTCTCCTTTTCGATGATTTTAGTTGTTATTCAGGAGCTTATTACAGGGGTTGCTATTGGCTTTGGTTCATTGCTACTGCTGAATACTTTTATTATTGCCGGGCAAATACTTGCGATGCAAACAGGTCTTGGCTTTGCCTCGGTTGTAGATCCTGCAAACGGATTAAGTGTACCTGCTGTTGGTCAATTTTATTTGATTTTGGCGACATTACTGTTTTTTGTTTATAACGGTCATCTAATGATGATACAAATGGTGGTGTATAGTTTTGAGAGCTTTCCCATCGCCGGTAACTGGTGGGCGGTGGACAACTTCTGGCGAATAGTTAATTGGGGGGGGTGGATGTTCTCTACGGCTCTTGCCCTTGCATTGGCTCCGCTAACTGCAATGTTGATTATCAATATTTCATTTGGGATCATGACTCGAGCCGCGCCTCAGATGAACATTTTCTCTGTTGGGTTTGCATTTACCTTAGTTGCAGGGCTTACCATTATTTGGGCGACGCTAGGAAATTTCTTAGCACAGTTTGAGTTTCAATGGCTTAAAATGATAGAGCTGATGTGCGACCTAATTGGGTGCACGGTATAGGAGTCTGAGATGGCAGAAGATTCCGGTCAAGAGCGCACCGAAGAACCGACCTCGAAGAAAATAGATGACGCTCGGAAAAAAGGTCAAGTAGCCCGTTCAAAGGAACTAGGAACGACCTTTGTTCTACTATTTTCCGCCATCGCCTTATTGATGTATGGCCCAGGAATAGGTAAGGGGTTATATAATGTCATGGGGCGAATGCTTACACTGAACCGCAACGAAACCTACGACACAACAAAAATGTTCGCAGTATGGGCAGAGATTGCTTCAGAATTAATATTTCCGATGGCGATGTTTGTTTTAATAATTGCAATAGCAGGTGTCGTTGGAAACACTTTACTTGGAGGCTTTAACTTTTCTTGGCAAGCGGCTGCCCCAAAAGCGAGTAAAATGTCGCCAATGAAAGGGATTAAACGAATGTTGGGCCCTCAAGCTGCGATTGAACTATTAAAGTCAATTCTCAAATTTGTGTTAGTTGCAGGCTTTGCCATTTTGCTTATCAATATGTATTTTGAAGAAATATTGCATTTGAGTATCGAGCAAATCCCATCAAGTATAGAGCATGCGCTAGAAATTATCGCTTGGATGTTCTTAGCGCTTAGTTGCACCATGATTATTATTTCAGCGATTGATGCCCCTTATCAAAGTTATAATCACCATAAGCAGCTCAAAATGACGCTGCAAGAAGTCAAAGATGAATATAAAAACTCAGAAGGTGATCCGCAAATAAAAGCACGGATCCGTCGTACGCAAAGAGAAATGTCACAGCGGCGTATGATGCAAGATGTGCCAGATGCAGATGTTGTCGTTACTAACCCTACTCATTATTCCGTTGCCTTAAAATACGATACCGAACGAGCGGGGGCGCCTATTGTTATTGCTAAGGGTGTTGATGAGCTCGCGATGCAGATTCGAAAAATAGCGAAAGGTAGAGATGTGCCCATTGTTGAGTCGCCAGTGTTAACTCGCTCGCTTTATCACACGACCGAGGTGGGAGATCAAATTCCTGAGAAGTTATTCACAGCGGTCGCTCAGGTGCTTGCTTACGTATTTCAGCTCAATCGTTTCAAAAAGGGTAAGGGGAAAAGGCCTACGGCACTTAGCAGTAATTTACCTATCCCTGATGATTTAAAACATTAAAGGTCGCTTCTATAGAATCAGTAATTTATTGGAATACATATTGCAGTAGTTGCTGTGTGTCAATTTTTTGCTTGTGTTAAGTTATGGAATTTAAAGCGGTTTTACAACAACTCAATCGAGATAAAAAAGAATATGCTAAGGGTGTTGGTACTCCTTTGTTGGTACTTGCAGCACTCGGTATGGTTATTTTGCCATTGCCGCCTTTTTTGCTCGATATTCTATTTTCCTTCAACATTGCACTAGCGCTTGTGGTGCTATTGGTGACCGTTTATACGTTAAAGCCACTTGAATTTGGCATGTTTCCAGCGGTGCTACTGATCGCCACAATCATGCGATTGGCACTCAATGTCGCAAGTACCCGAGTCGTGTTACTTGAAGGTCATAATGGTGGCGATGCTGCCGGTAAAGTGATTGAGGCCTTTGGTAGTGTCGTGATTGGTGGTAACTATGCTGTTGGTTTAGTTGTATTCCTGATCCTTATAATTATTAACTTTGTTGTAATTACCAAAGGTGCGGGCCGTATTTCTGAGGTATCCGCACGTTTTACCCTTGATGCTATGCCTGGTAAACAAATGGCTATCGACGCGGACTTAAACGCTGGATTTATCTCTGCGGATGACGCTAGAGCTCGTCGTGAAGAAGTGACTAGAGAAGCCGATTTTTACGGTTCAATGGATGGTGCAAGCAAATTCGTTAAGGGTGATGCTATTGCAGGTATCGTGATCCTTGCCATCAATATAATAGGTGGCCTGTTCGTTGGGATGATCCAGCATGATTTAAGCTTTGGTCATGCGATGGAAGTATATACCATGTTGACTATCGGTGATGGTCTGGTCGCGCAAATTCCTTCTCTCTTACTTTCAATAGGTACTGCAATTGTCGTAACGCGTCAAAATGAATCGCACAACATGGGTGATCAGTTTAAGAACCAACTGGGTAATGAAAAGTCGCTGGCTATTGCTTCAGGTATTTTGATCACTATGGGACTCGTCCCGGGCATGCCACATGTTGCCTTTTTAGGCTTGGGTGTTTTACTTGGTTATATTGCCTATTACACGAATCAACAAAAGAAAAAAGCTGAGATTGAAAAAGCGGAGCAAGCTGCGAAAGGACCTTCCGCAAAAGGTGGTCAACAGCAGGAACAAAAAGAACTTGGTTGGGACGATGTACAACCAGTTGATGTGATAGGATTAGAGGTCGGTTATCGCCTCATTCCTCTGGTTGACCAAGCTCAAGGCGGTGAGCTTCTCAGTCGCATTAAAGGGGTGCGTAAAAAGCTTTCTCAGGAACTTGGCTTTTTGGTACCACCTGTGCATATTCGCGATAATTTAGAGCTGGATCCGAATGCCTACAACATTACTTTAATGGGAGTTGGCTCGGGGACTGGCGAACTAAAGCATGGAGACGAACTTGCAATTAATCCAGGTCAAGTGTTTGGACCGATTAAAGGCATTGAGACGAAAGATCCTGCATTTGGCTTAGATGCGGTTTGGATCAAGCCAGACCAAAAGGATGAAGCGCATTCACTTGGCTACACAGTAGTAGACGCTGCAACTGTGGTGGCAACACATATTAGCCAATTATTAACGAATAATGCGTCACTACTTCTTGGGCATGAAGAAGTACAAAATTTATTAGACATGCTAGCGAAAAGTCACCCACGATTGGTTGAAGGCTTAGTGCCAGATATTTTACCGCTTACTACCGTAGTAAAAGTATTACAAAACCTCCTTAACGAAGGCGTTGCGATTCGAGATATGCGTTCGATTGTGCAAACCTTAGTTGAGTATGGCCCACGTAGCCAAGACCCAGATGTACTAACTGCTGCAGTGAGAATTTCACTGCGTCGATTAATAGTCCAAGATGCAGTTGGGAGCGAAGAAGAAATCCCTGTCATAACATTGGCGCCTGAGTTGGAACAGATGTTGCATCAGTCACTTCAGAACGCAGGTGATGAGGGGGCAGGTATTGAACCTGGCTTGGCTGAGAGGCTTCAAGAATCATTAAGAGAAGCACATCACAACCAAGAAATGCTAGGGGAGCCGTCCATCTTATTAACCTCAGGTATGTTGAGAAGTGTGCTGTCTCGATTTGTTAAGCATACAATTCCAGGGCTTCGAGTGATGTCATATCAAGAAGTACCAGAAGAAAGACAAATCAAGATAGTGAGCTCGGTTGGACAATAGAGGATAAAGGGGCTGTAACATGAAAATTAAACGTTTCTTCGCAAAAGATATGCGTACGGCTTTGAATGAAGTGAAAGAAGAGCTTGGCGCTGATGCTGTCATCATGTCAAATAAAAAGTTAGCGGATGGTGTTGAAATCGTCGCAGCAATTGATAATGACCGTGCCGCTGCACCGGTTAAGCAAGCGCCAGCAACCCGTACAGCAACTCCTAGTGAAGCTCAGACTCGCTTTGTCCGTCCTGAGCCTCGCCAAGCTCAGCCTGTAAAACAAGCACAAGTAGCTGATAGCTTAGAAGCATTGCTTGAGCGCCAAGCACCACGCCCCCGTTCACCAGAACTTGCTTCTATGTTCTCACAGTCGGGTATTGATACTGAGCAAATGTTAAGCAGTCAACGCAAGGCACAGACTGAAGCTCCGGCATACCAAGCGAAGCCACAGCAATCTCGCCGCCAATCTTTTGACTTCGAGGATGATGCTTTTGAGCAACCACAGCAGTGGGGAGAGTCTGATGAATTGGACAATGGTTTTGGTGATGATTTACCCGAGCTAAATGCCAAGCCTGACGAAATGAGTGCAATGCGTGAAGAGATGAACGCAATTCGTCAATTACTTGAGCATCAAGTATCAGGACTAATGAAGCAAGAAATGGCTCGTCGTGATCCAACCCGCGCGTGTCTTGTAGACCGTCTTGAAGGAATGGGCATAGACAAAGATGTTGCTGAACAAATGGCATGCTTTATCCCTGATGATGTTTCTCGTAAAGAAGCTTGGAATGCCTTGTTAAACATGGTGATAAACCAAATGCACACCACTAACAATGATATTCTCCGCCAAGGTGGCGTATTCGCTATGGTGGGTCCAACTGGTGTTGGTAAAACCACAACGGTCGCAAAATTAGCGGCGCTAGGCGCACAAAAATACGGTGCAGATAAAGTGGCGTTGATAACTACTGATACCTATAGAATTGGTGCTTACGAGCAATTAGCGACCTATGGTAGAATCATTGGTTGTCCAGTTAAACAAGTTAAAGATGCAAATGAACTTGCAGAAGTGCTTTATCATTTACGAAATAAACGTCTAGTATTAATAGATACGGCGGGAATGAGTCAAAGAGATTTGCGCTTAACTGAACAGTTAAATACACTTATGCGTAGCGCAAGAGTGGATATTCGTAGTTACTTAGTACTGAGTGCAACAGCACAAATGAATGTGTTACAAGAAACCGTACGGCACTTCAAAAAAGTAAATTTAAGCGGTTGTATTTTCACAAAACTTGATGAAAGTCTAAGTTTAGGTGAGATAATTAGCATAGCGATTCAAAATCGCTTGCCAATAGGGTATCTTACCAACGGTCAGCGAGTGCCAGAAGACATTCGCGTAGCAAATGCTCAAAAGCTAGTAAAAAAGGCTGAGCAATTGTATTTAAAAAGAATAAAAGCACAGCACTCTCGACGTGTACCAGTAGCGTCAGAGTCAGTAGGAATGTATGATTAACACAGTTTTAGATCAAGCAAGTGGCCTGCGTAGAATGAGTCAAAATAGCAACCAGGGTGTAAAAGTAATAGCCGTGACCGGTGGTAAAGGTGGGGTGGGTAAAACTAATGTCTCACTCAATACTGCTATCGCTATGGGTCAACAAGGACAAAGAGTCCTAGTTCTGGATGCGGACTTGGGCTTGGCAAACTGTGATGTAATGTTAGGTCTTCGAGTAGAAAAAAATCTGTCGCACGTGTTGTCGGGAGAGTGTGAACTTGATGAAATTCTTGTAGAGGGGCCCGCAGGTATCAAAATTGTACCGGCGACCTCTGGCTCTCAAAATATGGTAGAGTTGACTCCAGCAGAACACGCCGGGCTTATTCGCGCTTTTAGCGAACTTAACACTCAATTCGATGTATTAATTGTTGATACCGCAGCAGGTATCTCTGATATGGTCCTGAGTTTTTCTCGGGCTGCACAGGATGTGATGGTCGTCGTGTGTGATGAACCAACCTCTATTACCGATGCTTATGCATTGATCAAAGTGTTAAGCAGAGAGCATGGTGTCTATCGTTTTAAAATTGTTGCCAATATGGTCCGCAGCATGCGTGAAGGGCAAGAATTATTTGCTAAACTTTCAAAAGTTACAGATCGTTTTCTAGATGTAGCACTGGAGTTAGTGGCCACCGTACCGTTTGACGAAAACATGCGTAAATCCTCTCGTAGACAAAGAGCTATCGTAGATTTATTTCCGAGCTCCCCAGCCGCGATTGCGATTAAGGGGCTTGCCGCTAAAGCAGTTAAATGGCCAATTCCTCATCAACCTTCCGGTCATCTAGAATTTTTCATTGAACAACTTGTAAACGGGTGATTATGGCTTCTCCGGTCAACAGAGCTGCGGGATATCAAACTTCAGAGCATCTTCACAAGGTGGTCGAACGGCATGCTCCACTGGTGAAAAAAGTGGCGTGTCACCTGATAGCTCGACTTCCGGCAAGTGTGCAACTCGACGATCTCATCCAATCGGGGATGATTGGGTTGATTGAAGCATCTAAAAATTTCGATGCTACTAAAGGAGCTAGTTTTGAGACCTTTGCGGGGATCCGTATTCGAGGCGCGATGTTGGATGAAATTCGCCGTGGCGATTGGGCTCCGCGTTCCGTACATAAAAATAGCCGAATGGTGGCTGAAGCTATCTCCGAGCTAGAATCTCTCCTTGGTCGAGAACCAAAAGACACTGAAATCGCTGAAAAACTTGATATATCTCTAGATGAGTACCATCATATTTTACATGATGTAAATGCAAGCAAAGTCATCGGGATTGAGGATCTTGGGGTTGATGAAGATGTGATAACCCCTGCAAACAGCGATTTTGCGCTAGACAAACCGTTTAATAACGTTAAAAATGAGCGTTTTAACGAGTCTTTAGTAAATGCGATCAAAGCGTTACCCGAAAGAGACGCTTTAGTTTTGTCACTTTACTATAACGACGAAATGAATTTAAAAGAGATTGGCGCCATTCTTGATGTTAGTGAATCTCGAGTAAGTCAAATTCACGGTCAGGCAATGATAAAGCTTAAAGCTAAAATCAATGACTGGATAAATTAGAGTACATAAAATAGTTGGGTTCGAACCTCACTGGAGGAAGTTTTGGATAAGAACATGAAAATTCTCGTGGTTGATGATTTCTCTACTATGAGAAGAATAATCAAAAACCTATTAAGAGATTTAGGCTTTACCAATGTTCAAGAAGCTGATGATGGTAGTACAGCACTTCCGATGCTACAAAATCAGGAGTTTGACTTTGTAGTAACTGATTGGAATATGCCGGGCATGCAAGGTATTGATCTGCTTCGTGCAATACGAGCGGATGAAAAACTTAAGCACATTCCAGTGTTGATGGTTACCGCAGAAGCGAAAAAGGAACAAATAGTTGCAGCAGCGCAAGCTGGAGTTAACGGATATATTGTCAAACCGTTTACAGCTGGCACGCTTAAAACTAAGCTTGAAAAAGTATTTGAGCGACTAGGCTAACAGCAAGGGGATATGGCCTATGTCTGTAAATGCTGCGCCTCAAATTACACTTGAACAAGCAAAACAACTTGTCGAGCTTTTAGAGCAGGGTGAACAAGAAAAAGCTGACCAGCTGATTTTAGAAGCTGCTAACAAAGAGCAATCGGAGCTATTTGCAGAAGTTGGAAAGCTAACTCGTCAGTTGCACGAATCTTTAAAGAACTTTGAACTAGATACTCGGCTTGCAGATCTCACAACAGAGGCTATTCCTGATGCAAAGCAGCGCCTTAATTATGTTATGGAAATGACGGAAAGCGCTGCAAACAAAACGATGGACGCAGTCGAAGAAAGCTTACCTCTTGCGCAGAATCTTGCGGATGAGTTAGCGCAAATAAAGCCCACTTGGGATAGGTTGATGAGTAGGGATATTCAACTCGGTGAGTTTAAATCTCTGTGTCATGATCTCGACAGCTTTATGCAGACTTCAAAGACACGGACAGACGAATTACAAGGTTTAATGACCAACGTTCTGATGGCACAAGACTATCAGGATTTGACAGGACAGGTTATCCGTCGTGTTATTGAGCTTGTGAGGGAAGTAGAAGATAGTCTCATTCACCTTCTAACTGTGTTTGGCACTTCAGATGAAGCACCTGCCGTTGCAGAAAAAACGAATGAAAATGAAATAAAAACAACTGAGACTATCAGTAATGAATTGTCTGGACCTGAAGGTCCAATTATTGACGCTGAATCGCGAGATGACGTGGTTTCTGGTCAAGACGAAGTCGATGACTTGCTATCTAGTTTAGGCTTCTAGTTGGAGAGTGTGTATGAGCTTTGAAGTCGATGAAGATATCTTGCAGGACTTTCTAGTTGAAGCAGGTGAAATATTAGAACTGTTATCTGAACAGCTTGTTGAACTAGAAAATAATCCTGAAGATAAAGAACTTCTTAACGCGATTTTCCGTGGCTTCCATACCGTAAAAGGTGGGGCTGGTTTTCTCGGTATGACTGAACTGGTTGATGCCTGTCACGGTGCGGAGAACGTGTTTGATGTATTACGACAAGGACAGCGAAAAGTAACTTCGGAATTGATGGATGTTATTTTGCAATCTTTGGATACTATCAACGAAATGTTCGCTTGTATTCAAAACCGGGAGGAGCCAGAAGCTGCTGATCCTGTGTTGCTTGAAACACTCCACAAACTTAGCCAGCCCGCTTCTGAAGACGAAGTCAATGAGGTGATTGACGAACCTGTTTCTGAGCCAGAACCTTTGGTGCCGGATTTAAATGCAGATGATATTTTATTCGATGCAGATGTTGGCTCAGATACTGATAGTAGTTCAGGCATTGATGAGATAACGGAAGAAGAGTTTGAAAATCTGCTAGATGAATTACATGGCGCTGGTAATGGTCCCGCTGTAGTTCCAGCGACTAAAACTGAAACTGTGTCAACCTCGGATGATGGTGACATCACTGATGATGAATTCGATAACCTTTTAGATGAACTCCATGGTGTTGGTAAATTTGGTAGTGCACCAAATACAGAAGACCCGGTGACTTCGCAAGCCAGTGAATCTGAAGCTAAGCAAACTTCAACCGACGGGGGGAATGCGCCTGCTGGTGATGAAGAAATCACTGATGATGAATTTGAAGCTTTGCTTGACGAGCTGCACGGTAAAGGGAGTGCACCTAAAGCAGTGGATGAGTCGCCCGCAAAAGCGTCAGAGAGTAAACCTGTTCAACCTGAGCCAGTTAAAGCTGCGCCAGCGCCGAAACCAGCCCCGAAGCCTGCGCCTAAAGCGGAAATTAAGCCTGCAGCTCCTACACCACAAAAAGAGCCTGACGCTGCAAAAGCCTCAGCACCTGCAGCTGCAAAGAAACCTGCTGCGCAAGCTGAGACTACAGTTCGAGTTGATACTAAACGTCTTGATGAAATCATGAATATGGTTGGTGAATTGGTGTTGGTTCGTAATCGATTGGTTAGCTTAGCCAATAACACCAATAGCGAAACCATGGGGAAAGCCATTTCAAACTTAGATGTAGTGACCGCAGACTTACAGGGCGCCGTGATGAAAACGCGGATGCAGCCAATCAAAAAGGTTTTTGGCCGTTTCCCTCGAGTTGTACGAGATCTTGCACGAAGCTTGAAAAAAGAGATCAACTTAGTTTTACAAGGTGAAGAGACAGATTTAGATAAGAATCTTGTTGAAGCGCTTGCAGATCCATTAGTTCACTTGGTTAGAAACTCAGTGGATCATGGTATTGAAATGCCTGATGTACGTGAAGCTTCGGGCAAAGCAAGAATGGGAACCGTTACCTTATCTGCATCACAAGAAGGAGATCATATACTTCTTACCATTCGTGATGATGGTGCCGGTATGGATCCTGAAAAGCTCAAGAAAATAGCTATCAATAAGGGAGTTATTGATTCTGACCAAGCGAGCAGATTGTCTGATACTGAAGCCTATAATCTGATCTTTGCACCAGGTTTTTCAACGAAAGAACAAATTTCAGACATTTCAGGCCGTGGTGTCGGGATGGACGTTGTTAAAACGAAGATCACGCAATTGAATGGCTCGGTAAATATCCAATCAGAACTGGGTGTTGGTACCGTATTAGAGATAAAAGTACCGCTTACATTGGCTATCTTGCCTACCTTGATGGTGGTAGTGGGTGAGCAAACATTTGCGTTACCACTTGCTGGTGTGAACGAGATATTCCATTTAGATTTGACTAAAACGAATGTGGTTGATGGTCAACTGACTATCATCGTGAGAGAAAAAGCGATCCCGCTGTTTTATCTTGAGCATTGGTTAGTGAAAGGTGCCAACAGGAGCATGAGAAAGGCGGAAGGCCATGTCGTCATTGCGCAAATTGGTACCAAGCAAGTCGGTTTTGTGGTCGATTCTCTGATAGGTCAAGAGGAAGTTGTAATAAAACCATTAGATGCATTGTTACAAGGTACACCAGGTATGGCCGGTGCTACTATCACATCCGATGGTGGCATTGCGCTAATCCTTGATGTTCCCAACTTATTAAAACACTACGCCTAATTTTATTAGGCGTAGTTCGAATTCTAGAGCAGCATTTGCTGCTCTGCTGTAGAGCAAAATAAAAGAGCGTTGCCAATGGCAGTTAAAGTGTTAGTCGTAGACGACTCAAGTTTTTTTCGTCGTCGAGTCAGTGAAATTTTGGAAAAAGACAATGAAATCAAGGTTATAGATTTCGCTGTTAATGGAAAGGAAGCGGTTGAAAAAGCCGCTTCATTGCGTCCAGACGTAATTACTATGGACGTAGAAATGCCTGTGCTTGATGGGATCAGTGCGGTGAAGCAGATCATGCAGGCTACACCGACCCCAATCTTAATGTTTTCTTCGCTTACTCGTGAGGGCGCGAGTGCTACGTTAGATGCACTGGATGCTGGCGCCGTTGATTTCTTACCGAAAAAGTTTGAAGACATCGCTCGTAATAGCGAAGAGGCAATTAAATCATTACAAAATAAAGTTAAGGAAATAGGCCGTCGCCGTGTTAGCCGCTTTACTCGCCCTAGTATCACGACTCCACCTAAGCGAGTCGAACCTAGAGCAACTCGCACTGACACAGGAAGAGCAACGATCCCTCAACCGGATAGAAGTTTTCAGAGACCGGTATCTGGTGGCACGTCGAATACCGCAAGTGTTAGAGCGTCGGGTAAAAGGTATGGATTGGTTGCAATTGGCACGTCAACAGGTGGACCCGTTGCGCTGCAAACGATATTGACGCAGTTGCCTGCGAACTTCCCTCATCCAATTTTACTTATCCAGCATATGCCTGCCGCGTTTACGCCTGCGTTTGCAGCAAGATTAAATAGCTTATGCCAGATTAAAGTTAAAGAGGCGGAACAAGGGGATAGATTAATGCCTGGCGTGGCC
This genomic interval from Pseudoalteromonas galatheae contains the following:
- the fliQ gene encoding flagellar biosynthesis protein FliQ, giving the protein MEPEVFVDILSDALFLVIKLVSAIVVPGLLIGLVVAVFQAATSINEQTLSFLPRLIITIFALIVGGHWLTQELMDYFTSLIMRIPEIAG
- the fliR gene encoding flagellar biosynthetic protein FliR; amino-acid sequence: MEFTFAVIMQWLSDFLLPLVRISSMIMVMAGLGAQSVPARIKFALAVVVTFAVVPVLPKSEFTDLFSFSMILVVIQELITGVAIGFGSLLLLNTFIIAGQILAMQTGLGFASVVDPANGLSVPAVGQFYLILATLLFFVYNGHLMMIQMVVYSFESFPIAGNWWAVDNFWRIVNWGGWMFSTALALALAPLTAMLIINISFGIMTRAAPQMNIFSVGFAFTLVAGLTIIWATLGNFLAQFEFQWLKMIELMCDLIGCTV
- the flhB gene encoding flagellar biosynthesis protein FlhB, translating into MAEDSGQERTEEPTSKKIDDARKKGQVARSKELGTTFVLLFSAIALLMYGPGIGKGLYNVMGRMLTLNRNETYDTTKMFAVWAEIASELIFPMAMFVLIIAIAGVVGNTLLGGFNFSWQAAAPKASKMSPMKGIKRMLGPQAAIELLKSILKFVLVAGFAILLINMYFEEILHLSIEQIPSSIEHALEIIAWMFLALSCTMIIISAIDAPYQSYNHHKQLKMTLQEVKDEYKNSEGDPQIKARIRRTQREMSQRRMMQDVPDADVVVTNPTHYSVALKYDTERAGAPIVIAKGVDELAMQIRKIAKGRDVPIVESPVLTRSLYHTTEVGDQIPEKLFTAVAQVLAYVFQLNRFKKGKGKRPTALSSNLPIPDDLKH
- the flhA gene encoding flagellar biosynthesis protein FlhA — encoded protein: MEFKAVLQQLNRDKKEYAKGVGTPLLVLAALGMVILPLPPFLLDILFSFNIALALVVLLVTVYTLKPLEFGMFPAVLLIATIMRLALNVASTRVVLLEGHNGGDAAGKVIEAFGSVVIGGNYAVGLVVFLILIIINFVVITKGAGRISEVSARFTLDAMPGKQMAIDADLNAGFISADDARARREEVTREADFYGSMDGASKFVKGDAIAGIVILAINIIGGLFVGMIQHDLSFGHAMEVYTMLTIGDGLVAQIPSLLLSIGTAIVVTRQNESHNMGDQFKNQLGNEKSLAIASGILITMGLVPGMPHVAFLGLGVLLGYIAYYTNQQKKKAEIEKAEQAAKGPSAKGGQQQEQKELGWDDVQPVDVIGLEVGYRLIPLVDQAQGGELLSRIKGVRKKLSQELGFLVPPVHIRDNLELDPNAYNITLMGVGSGTGELKHGDELAINPGQVFGPIKGIETKDPAFGLDAVWIKPDQKDEAHSLGYTVVDAATVVATHISQLLTNNASLLLGHEEVQNLLDMLAKSHPRLVEGLVPDILPLTTVVKVLQNLLNEGVAIRDMRSIVQTLVEYGPRSQDPDVLTAAVRISLRRLIVQDAVGSEEEIPVITLAPELEQMLHQSLQNAGDEGAGIEPGLAERLQESLREAHHNQEMLGEPSILLTSGMLRSVLSRFVKHTIPGLRVMSYQEVPEERQIKIVSSVGQ
- the flhF gene encoding flagellar biosynthesis protein FlhF translates to MKIKRFFAKDMRTALNEVKEELGADAVIMSNKKLADGVEIVAAIDNDRAAAPVKQAPATRTATPSEAQTRFVRPEPRQAQPVKQAQVADSLEALLERQAPRPRSPELASMFSQSGIDTEQMLSSQRKAQTEAPAYQAKPQQSRRQSFDFEDDAFEQPQQWGESDELDNGFGDDLPELNAKPDEMSAMREEMNAIRQLLEHQVSGLMKQEMARRDPTRACLVDRLEGMGIDKDVAEQMACFIPDDVSRKEAWNALLNMVINQMHTTNNDILRQGGVFAMVGPTGVGKTTTVAKLAALGAQKYGADKVALITTDTYRIGAYEQLATYGRIIGCPVKQVKDANELAEVLYHLRNKRLVLIDTAGMSQRDLRLTEQLNTLMRSARVDIRSYLVLSATAQMNVLQETVRHFKKVNLSGCIFTKLDESLSLGEIISIAIQNRLPIGYLTNGQRVPEDIRVANAQKLVKKAEQLYLKRIKAQHSRRVPVASESVGMYD
- a CDS encoding MinD/ParA family ATP-binding protein: MINTVLDQASGLRRMSQNSNQGVKVIAVTGGKGGVGKTNVSLNTAIAMGQQGQRVLVLDADLGLANCDVMLGLRVEKNLSHVLSGECELDEILVEGPAGIKIVPATSGSQNMVELTPAEHAGLIRAFSELNTQFDVLIVDTAAGISDMVLSFSRAAQDVMVVVCDEPTSITDAYALIKVLSREHGVYRFKIVANMVRSMREGQELFAKLSKVTDRFLDVALELVATVPFDENMRKSSRRQRAIVDLFPSSPAAIAIKGLAAKAVKWPIPHQPSGHLEFFIEQLVNG
- a CDS encoding RNA polymerase sigma factor FliA, which produces MASPVNRAAGYQTSEHLHKVVERHAPLVKKVACHLIARLPASVQLDDLIQSGMIGLIEASKNFDATKGASFETFAGIRIRGAMLDEIRRGDWAPRSVHKNSRMVAEAISELESLLGREPKDTEIAEKLDISLDEYHHILHDVNASKVIGIEDLGVDEDVITPANSDFALDKPFNNVKNERFNESLVNAIKALPERDALVLSLYYNDEMNLKEIGAILDVSESRVSQIHGQAMIKLKAKINDWIN
- the cheY gene encoding chemotaxis response regulator CheY — protein: MDKNMKILVVDDFSTMRRIIKNLLRDLGFTNVQEADDGSTALPMLQNQEFDFVVTDWNMPGMQGIDLLRAIRADEKLKHIPVLMVTAEAKKEQIVAAAQAGVNGYIVKPFTAGTLKTKLEKVFERLG
- a CDS encoding protein phosphatase CheZ; its protein translation is MSVNAAPQITLEQAKQLVELLEQGEQEKADQLILEAANKEQSELFAEVGKLTRQLHESLKNFELDTRLADLTTEAIPDAKQRLNYVMEMTESAANKTMDAVEESLPLAQNLADELAQIKPTWDRLMSRDIQLGEFKSLCHDLDSFMQTSKTRTDELQGLMTNVLMAQDYQDLTGQVIRRVIELVREVEDSLIHLLTVFGTSDEAPAVAEKTNENEIKTTETISNELSGPEGPIIDAESRDDVVSGQDEVDDLLSSLGF